The following are encoded in a window of Streptomyces sp. Go-475 genomic DNA:
- the ispH gene encoding 4-hydroxy-3-methylbut-2-enyl diphosphate reductase encodes MLLAEPRGFCAGVDRAISMVEQALETYGEPVYVRKQIVHNEHVVRELQGRGARFVDSEDEVPEGAICVFSAHGVSPAVRDNSARRGLRVIDATCPLVAKVHQEAKRASANGRTIVLIGHADHEEVEGTFGEAPDRTVVVPTVDSARRLELPEGTEVTFLTQTTLSLDETRDIITELTRRFPGIQGPGTDDICYASQNRQNAVKEIAARSDVVLVVGSDNSSNSVRMVEVARGRGTPAYLVNDVSRLDESRLAGADAVGVTAGASAPEFLVRQLLNRLDELGYTGREVVRTTTENVTFAVPGSLFDHAGHRD; translated from the coding sequence GTGCTGCTGGCCGAACCCCGCGGGTTCTGTGCCGGCGTCGACCGCGCCATCAGCATGGTGGAGCAGGCGCTGGAAACGTACGGGGAACCCGTCTACGTGCGCAAGCAGATCGTGCACAACGAGCATGTCGTCCGTGAACTGCAGGGCCGTGGTGCCCGGTTCGTGGATTCGGAGGACGAGGTGCCCGAAGGCGCGATATGCGTTTTCTCCGCGCATGGCGTCTCTCCCGCCGTGCGCGACAACAGCGCCCGGCGCGGCCTTCGCGTGATCGACGCCACCTGCCCACTCGTGGCCAAGGTGCACCAGGAGGCCAAACGGGCCTCCGCGAACGGCCGCACCATCGTGCTGATCGGCCACGCCGATCACGAGGAGGTGGAGGGCACCTTCGGCGAAGCCCCGGACCGCACCGTGGTGGTGCCCACCGTGGACAGTGCCCGGCGCCTCGAACTCCCGGAGGGGACGGAGGTCACGTTCCTCACGCAGACCACGCTCTCTCTGGACGAGACGCGTGACATCATCACCGAACTGACCCGGCGGTTCCCCGGGATACAGGGCCCGGGCACCGACGACATCTGCTACGCCAGCCAGAACCGCCAGAACGCGGTGAAGGAGATCGCGGCGCGCTCGGATGTGGTCCTGGTCGTGGGCTCGGACAATTCCAGCAACTCCGTTCGCATGGTCGAGGTGGCCAGGGGCCGGGGCACCCCGGCGTACCTCGTCAACGACGTGTCGCGGCTCGACGAGAGCCGGCTCGCCGGGGCCGACGCCGTCGGCGTCACCGCCGGCGCCAGCGCCCCCGAGTTCCTGGTGCGGCAACTGCTGAACCGGCTGGACGAACTCGGGTACACCGGCCGGGAAGTGGTGCGTACCACCACCGAGAACGTGACCTTCGCCGTTCCGGGCAGTCTGTTCGACCACGCTGGACACCGGGACTGA
- a CDS encoding polyprenyl synthetase family protein, with translation MTAVEDTTQSLNAGVLRQQVMERVERRLAELLRDERNSWHQLNPDSVELIDCVADMVASGGKRLRPAFCVSGYLAAGGSPDSAAIVDVAAALELLHTFALLHDDVMDGSQVRRNAPTAHVRHSELHRRRSWKGEARRYGESVAVLAGNLASVFANRLVAGSPPQVAAVWGELCSELMMGQFLDIRAAARCQPDADLARWIARFKSGRYTIQRPLWLGAALAGNTALSQTFEEYGSAVGEAFQLRDDLLDAFGDPRVTGKPNRLDFAGHKMTLLMCFAMADEPSIATLMGDDWSAVAPQELYDLLVEHRVHERVEALIEKQVEAAQAAVRDAGLAPGWAEELTAMAVSVAYRDC, from the coding sequence GTGACAGCAGTGGAAGACACGACACAGTCCTTGAACGCCGGTGTGCTGCGGCAGCAGGTCATGGAGCGCGTCGAGCGGCGCCTCGCGGAGCTGCTGCGGGACGAGCGGAACAGCTGGCACCAGCTGAACCCCGACTCCGTCGAGCTGATCGACTGCGTGGCGGACATGGTCGCCAGTGGAGGCAAGCGGCTGCGCCCCGCGTTCTGCGTATCGGGTTACCTGGCCGCCGGCGGTTCTCCCGACTCGGCGGCGATCGTCGATGTCGCCGCCGCACTGGAACTCCTGCACACGTTCGCGCTCCTGCATGACGACGTCATGGACGGCTCGCAGGTGCGCAGGAACGCGCCCACAGCACACGTCCGGCACTCGGAACTGCACAGGCGGCGCTCCTGGAAGGGAGAAGCTCGCCGGTACGGTGAGAGCGTGGCCGTCCTCGCCGGCAATCTCGCGTCGGTGTTCGCCAACCGTCTCGTCGCGGGCTCGCCGCCGCAGGTCGCGGCGGTCTGGGGCGAGTTGTGCTCCGAACTGATGATGGGGCAGTTCCTGGACATCCGGGCGGCCGCCCGATGTCAGCCCGACGCGGATCTCGCCCGTTGGATCGCGCGGTTCAAGTCGGGCCGGTACACGATCCAGAGGCCCCTGTGGCTGGGCGCCGCTCTGGCCGGAAACACGGCCCTGTCACAGACGTTCGAGGAGTACGGGAGTGCTGTCGGTGAGGCGTTCCAGCTGCGCGACGACCTGCTGGACGCCTTCGGCGATCCGCGGGTGACCGGCAAGCCGAACAGGCTGGACTTCGCCGGTCACAAGATGACACTGCTGATGTGTTTCGCGATGGCTGACGAACCGTCGATCGCCACGCTGATGGGAGACGACTGGTCAGCGGTGGCTCCGCAGGAGCTGTACGACCTGCTCGTGGAGCATCGCGTCCACGAACGTGTGGAGGCGTTGATCGAGAAGCAGGTGGAAGCGGCTCAGGCGGCCGTACGTGACGCCGGTCTCGCCCCGGGATGGGCGGAGGAACTCACGGCCATGGCGGTGTCCGTCGCCTACCGGGACTGCTAG
- a CDS encoding class I SAM-dependent methyltransferase — translation MSVVGGTAPEKAKGKEDDYLFDTEWDHEAERVRANEALWDEGTIERLDRLGVTTGWSCLEVGAGQGSIVRELAERVGPGGRVLAVDLSTRPLLPLARPPVEVAALDIRDDELPAEQFDLVHARMVLQHLKDPYAAVERMVRALRPGGLLFLEDTDALTLFRSAASEDFLKDVHTAAYTVMEQTDYCMRGGHIDHQAALRAGLEDVWAEGRAVMVQGGSDRARMYVLWLEYLRPRLLGQGLLTPERIDEAVRAMNDPDNHWLSQVLISTYGRKPA, via the coding sequence ATGAGTGTTGTCGGCGGAACCGCCCCCGAGAAGGCGAAGGGAAAGGAGGACGACTATCTCTTCGACACAGAATGGGACCACGAGGCGGAGCGCGTGCGGGCCAATGAGGCGCTGTGGGACGAGGGCACGATCGAACGCCTGGACCGCCTGGGGGTGACGACCGGCTGGTCGTGCCTCGAAGTGGGGGCCGGACAGGGCTCCATCGTCAGAGAGCTGGCCGAGCGCGTCGGCCCTGGCGGGCGCGTCCTCGCGGTGGACCTGTCCACGCGGCCGCTGCTCCCGCTCGCCCGGCCGCCCGTCGAGGTGGCCGCGCTCGACATCCGCGACGACGAACTGCCCGCCGAGCAGTTCGACCTCGTCCATGCCCGGATGGTGCTGCAACACCTGAAGGATCCGTACGCCGCGGTGGAGCGGATGGTTCGCGCCCTGCGTCCCGGCGGGCTGCTCTTCCTGGAGGACACCGACGCCCTGACGCTGTTCAGGTCGGCCGCCTCGGAGGACTTCCTGAAGGACGTGCACACCGCTGCCTACACGGTCATGGAGCAGACCGACTACTGCATGCGCGGTGGCCACATCGACCACCAGGCGGCCCTGCGGGCCGGCCTGGAGGACGTGTGGGCCGAGGGCCGGGCCGTGATGGTGCAGGGCGGTTCCGACAGGGCGCGGATGTACGTGCTGTGGCTGGAGTACCTGCGTCCACGGCTGCTCGGCCAAGGCCTGCTGACCCCCGAGCGCATCGACGAGGCCGTCCGTGCCATGAACGACCCGGACAACCACTGGCTGAGCCAGGTGCTCATCTCGACCTACGGTCGCAAGCCGGCCTGA
- a CDS encoding benzoate/H(+) symporter BenE family transporter: MTHGKGLSQPGGTPRASGGGGPAGDGRATRSRHPAWNLSAAVAGLIAVIVAYSGPMAVIVQAARAAELPSGALESWVWAVSLGSGLVGVLLSIALRMPVVAAWSTPGAALLVAALDRYSFAEAVGAYVVAAALTLVVAATGLFDALVRAIPASIGAAMLAGILLEFGIDLFRAAQADLTMVAGMLAGYVCCRRLAPRWSIAVALLIGCACAVLTGRFHWDAIHLGLVRPQITVPAFSLDAVVGLAVPLFLVTMASQNAPGLAVLRAAGYRPDAGRLVLATGAASALLAPFGCHAINLGAITAAICTGPEADEQPERRYIAGVYCGFFYLLVGLFGTAVVGLFTALPDALVSAVVGTALLGALGGAIASATQTAADRDGALVTMLLTASGVEFLGIGSAFWGLVAGTAVHLIIVRARSVPLRKDRTG; encoded by the coding sequence ATGACCCACGGAAAGGGCCTCTCCCAGCCCGGCGGCACGCCGCGGGCGTCCGGGGGCGGGGGCCCCGCGGGGGACGGCAGGGCCACGCGCTCCCGCCATCCGGCCTGGAACCTGTCCGCCGCCGTGGCCGGCCTCATAGCCGTGATCGTCGCCTATTCGGGGCCCATGGCGGTGATCGTCCAGGCCGCGCGGGCGGCGGAGCTGCCGTCCGGGGCACTGGAGTCATGGGTCTGGGCGGTCTCCCTCGGCAGCGGTCTCGTAGGGGTGCTTCTCAGCATCGCCCTGCGGATGCCCGTCGTCGCCGCGTGGTCGACACCCGGCGCGGCCCTGCTGGTGGCGGCCCTGGACAGATATTCCTTCGCCGAGGCGGTCGGAGCGTATGTGGTCGCCGCGGCGCTCACCCTCGTGGTCGCGGCCACCGGGCTGTTCGACGCGCTGGTCCGAGCGATACCGGCGTCGATCGGCGCCGCCATGCTCGCCGGGATTCTGCTGGAGTTCGGCATCGATCTGTTCCGGGCGGCACAGGCCGACCTCACCATGGTCGCGGGCATGCTGGCCGGCTATGTCTGCTGCCGACGTCTCGCACCCCGCTGGTCCATCGCCGTCGCGCTGCTCATCGGCTGCGCGTGCGCCGTGCTGACCGGCCGGTTCCACTGGGACGCCATCCACCTGGGCCTCGTCCGGCCGCAGATCACCGTCCCGGCGTTCTCCCTCGATGCGGTGGTCGGCCTGGCCGTTCCCCTGTTCCTGGTCACCATGGCGTCCCAGAACGCGCCGGGCCTCGCCGTCCTGCGTGCCGCCGGCTACCGGCCCGACGCGGGCAGACTCGTGCTGGCGACCGGAGCGGCTTCCGCGCTGCTGGCGCCCTTCGGCTGTCACGCGATCAACCTCGGAGCGATCACTGCCGCCATCTGCACCGGTCCGGAAGCGGACGAGCAGCCCGAGCGGCGCTACATCGCGGGGGTGTACTGCGGCTTCTTCTATCTGCTCGTCGGCCTCTTCGGCACCGCGGTCGTGGGCCTGTTCACCGCGTTGCCCGACGCCCTGGTGAGCGCGGTGGTGGGGACGGCGCTGCTGGGTGCGCTCGGTGGTGCGATCGCGTCGGCCACGCAGACCGCGGCGGATCGTGACGGCGCCTTGGTCACCATGCTCCTGACCGCATCGGGAGTGGAATTCCTCGGCATCGGTTCCGCATTCTGGGGGCTGGTTGCGGGAACAGCGGTCCACCTGATCATCGTCCGGGCGCGGAGCGTCCCATTGAGGAAGGACCGTACAGGCTGA
- a CDS encoding M20/M25/M40 family metallo-hydrolase: protein MKRIPFLPHECELLLRLLEMNTVGLLELGADGPRPRLREAQLAYAEAAAELGFSVAYHGHPDPSALDRRDVPRMVREALADVPDFLECQPSMVLRLGPEMPRERTVMFNVHLDTVSGWEPSRFLDGRFHGRGAIDAKGPAVALLAAVRAAAGLLPELGRTTGVLIQLVSGEEGGAMGVFGTRPLLEQGFVGRLNIFCEPTGSRLLPRSTASMTARVVVDGLDSIDDRPGGGHNASVLLGFLAQHLAERLSHRNDGIRVCVAGLRTGPLHNRVYGTGELLLNLAYEDSLDGRKLEGTMEALLAEGLTAFTEKFRGLPDFRLTAEEAESVTRLEWLKRGLPALVAREDPWAESVLRAADLPWVPADEPSFTCDAIWLDRFPGTYTTVFGPGDLGSNNAHAQGEFADLADLEAYAAGVARLLRHFTRATNGQS from the coding sequence GTGAAACGGATCCCGTTCCTGCCGCACGAGTGCGAACTGCTGCTGCGGCTGCTGGAGATGAACACGGTCGGGCTGCTGGAGCTCGGCGCCGACGGTCCGCGACCGAGGCTTCGCGAGGCTCAGCTGGCGTACGCGGAGGCGGCCGCGGAGCTGGGCTTCTCCGTGGCGTACCACGGACACCCCGACCCGTCCGCGCTCGACCGGCGCGACGTGCCGCGCATGGTCCGCGAGGCCCTGGCCGACGTGCCCGACTTCCTCGAGTGCCAGCCCAGCATGGTGCTCCGCCTGGGGCCCGAGATGCCCCGGGAGCGGACGGTCATGTTCAACGTCCATCTGGACACGGTGAGCGGTTGGGAACCGTCCCGCTTCCTCGACGGGAGATTCCACGGACGCGGTGCGATCGACGCCAAGGGGCCGGCCGTCGCCCTGCTCGCGGCGGTGAGGGCCGCCGCGGGGCTGCTGCCGGAGCTGGGGCGCACCACCGGGGTCCTCATCCAACTGGTCTCCGGCGAGGAGGGTGGGGCGATGGGCGTCTTCGGTACCCGCCCGCTCCTGGAACAGGGGTTCGTCGGCCGGCTGAACATCTTCTGCGAACCCACCGGCTCCCGGCTGCTGCCGCGCTCGACCGCGTCGATGACCGCGCGCGTCGTGGTCGACGGGCTGGACTCCATCGACGACCGGCCAGGTGGCGGTCACAACGCCAGCGTCCTGCTGGGATTCCTCGCCCAGCACCTGGCCGAGCGACTGTCGCACCGGAACGACGGCATCCGGGTCTGTGTGGCAGGCCTGCGCACAGGGCCGCTGCACAACCGCGTCTACGGCACCGGCGAGCTGCTGCTGAACCTCGCCTACGAGGACAGCCTCGACGGCAGGAAACTCGAGGGCACCATGGAAGCGCTGCTGGCCGAGGGCCTGACGGCCTTCACCGAGAAGTTCCGCGGCCTCCCGGACTTCCGGCTGACCGCCGAGGAAGCGGAGTCGGTGACCCGTCTGGAGTGGCTCAAGCGCGGGCTTCCCGCCCTGGTCGCGCGCGAGGACCCCTGGGCCGAATCGGTTCTCCGGGCAGCGGACCTCCCCTGGGTGCCGGCCGATGAGCCGTCGTTCACCTGTGACGCCATCTGGCTGGACCGGTTCCCGGGCACCTACACCACCGTCTTCGGGCCCGGGGATCTCGGCTCGAACAACGCACACGCGCAGGGAGAGTTCGCGGACCTCGCGGACCTGGAGGCCTACGCCGCGGGCGTGGCGCGTCTGCTGCGCCATTTCACACGAGCGACGAACGGACAGTCATGA
- a CDS encoding sugar phosphate isomerase/epimerase family protein: MPADRFALPPGIEWCGIGDEAAVALDRQLAALTELGWGLIEVRNVDGAALADLDDDAFDRLVQRLDAAGLGVACVDSRIANWGRPITSDFATDLRELEILTERCARLGTRRIRIMSYPQGGLEEGRWRSEVYARITELARRAESAGLTLLHENCAGWAGREAGRMLDLLAHVDSPALKLLFDTGNGVAYSYDSYRLLLDIAPHVEHVHIKDAVPEGSGAAYVMPGEGVCRVADSLRVLVDHGYRGVWSIEPHLNVRPHESVAATGSDYVKEFIAYGRALEELVSTRVLGDPRHEDEPRRSV; this comes from the coding sequence ATGCCTGCTGACCGGTTCGCGTTGCCGCCCGGCATCGAGTGGTGCGGCATCGGGGACGAGGCGGCGGTGGCGCTCGATCGCCAGCTCGCGGCGCTCACCGAGCTCGGCTGGGGCCTCATCGAAGTGCGCAACGTGGACGGTGCGGCCCTCGCGGACCTCGACGACGACGCGTTCGACCGGCTGGTCCAGCGTCTGGACGCGGCCGGGTTGGGCGTGGCCTGCGTCGACTCCCGCATCGCCAACTGGGGTCGCCCGATCACCTCCGACTTCGCCACTGATCTCCGCGAGCTGGAGATCCTCACCGAGCGCTGTGCCCGTCTCGGCACCCGCCGGATCCGGATCATGTCCTATCCCCAGGGTGGCCTGGAAGAGGGCCGATGGCGCAGCGAGGTGTACGCGCGGATCACCGAGCTCGCCCGGCGCGCGGAAAGCGCGGGTCTCACCCTGCTGCACGAGAACTGCGCCGGGTGGGCCGGGCGCGAGGCGGGCCGGATGCTCGATCTGCTGGCGCACGTGGACAGCCCGGCGCTGAAGCTGCTGTTCGACACCGGCAACGGCGTCGCCTACTCCTACGACTCCTACCGGCTGCTCCTGGACATCGCCCCCCACGTGGAGCACGTCCACATCAAGGACGCGGTGCCCGAGGGGTCGGGGGCCGCCTACGTGATGCCCGGGGAAGGCGTCTGCCGGGTCGCCGACAGCCTGCGCGTGCTGGTCGACCACGGGTACCGGGGGGTGTGGTCCATCGAACCGCACCTCAACGTCCGGCCCCACGAGTCCGTGGCGGCGACCGGCTCGGACTACGTGAAGGAGTTCATCGCCTACGGACGGGCGCTGGAGGAACTGGTGAGCACACGTGTGCTGGGCGACCCCCGCCACGAGGACGAGCCGCGGCGGTCGGTGTGA
- a CDS encoding UbiA family prenyltransferase, producing the protein MAVKTAVPTEAPGRSKLGAYARLGKLSFFDFYLCVPLVWTALPGALLWQASTWLTLTLFLAGQVGVVAATVAFDDLTGVRDGSDARNYTPETGALRDLSRKPLLSGVLTVREATRFAWGAAAWGVALWTVTAATAPHQPLWACVALLYVALSSMQYSYGLKLSYRGGQELLLVSSSGLVVLLPYALVSGRVTGLVVLESVLFGLWSILVSLYSNMNDIAGDRFAGRRNLATMTGPRAYRSIIAALTLVEPGAVVAAVVLDVVPAWFLAILTPLFLARAVQVYKGVVRGEALAARVLGIKCQRLGVVLLLAGNLLAVHVAR; encoded by the coding sequence ATGGCCGTGAAGACAGCCGTTCCCACCGAGGCCCCAGGCAGGTCGAAGCTCGGGGCGTACGCCAGGCTGGGAAAGCTCTCCTTCTTCGATTTCTACCTGTGCGTCCCGCTGGTGTGGACGGCGTTGCCGGGCGCCCTGCTGTGGCAGGCGTCGACCTGGCTCACCCTCACCCTCTTCCTGGCGGGGCAGGTCGGCGTCGTGGCCGCCACGGTCGCGTTCGATGACCTGACCGGCGTCAGAGACGGCAGCGACGCACGCAACTACACGCCGGAGACCGGGGCGTTGCGCGACCTCTCCCGCAAGCCGCTGCTCTCCGGTGTCCTGACCGTCCGGGAGGCCACCCGGTTCGCCTGGGGAGCGGCCGCCTGGGGGGTCGCGCTGTGGACGGTCACCGCCGCCACCGCGCCGCACCAGCCGCTGTGGGCATGCGTCGCGCTGCTCTACGTCGCCCTGTCCTCCATGCAGTACTCCTACGGCTTGAAGCTCAGCTACCGCGGCGGGCAGGAACTGCTGCTGGTCTCCTCGTCCGGACTCGTGGTGCTGCTGCCGTACGCGCTGGTCAGCGGCAGGGTCACCGGTCTTGTCGTGCTGGAGTCCGTCTTGTTCGGGTTGTGGAGCATCCTCGTCTCGCTGTACTCGAACATGAACGACATCGCCGGGGACCGGTTCGCGGGCCGGCGCAACCTGGCCACCATGACCGGACCGCGCGCCTACCGGTCGATCATCGCCGCACTCACCCTGGTGGAACCGGGGGCCGTGGTGGCCGCGGTCGTACTCGACGTCGTGCCGGCGTGGTTCCTGGCGATCCTCACGCCCCTGTTCCTGGCGCGTGCCGTACAGGTGTACAAGGGCGTGGTACGGGGCGAGGCGCTGGCGGCCCGCGTGCTGGGCATCAAGTGTCAGCGTCTTGGGGTCGTGCTGCTGTTGGCCGGCAACCTTCTCGCCGTCCACGTGGCCCGATGA
- a CDS encoding Gfo/Idh/MocA family oxidoreductase yields MRVGLVGLGVISRFYAAAFEAVPEMSLDAVCDLRPDALRPYQDRVRRYTDHRAMLAEGGLDAVVVNVPNDAHATVCGDAIRAGVAVCVEKPLATTVADGRALVRAARERKVLLFTSFHRRYNDNVLALLDRIPGDSSVESLTVRYLERIEEHAGDDRWYLDPRRCGGGCVADNGPNAFDLVRQFLGDVELVDAKLTRTGDGVDRQAVVDLRSLSGATARVELDWSYDGECKDVAVRLTDGSVLHADMLGGHIGFKSSLWHEYVGVLRDFAGALEAGEDRCAEGLAALELVHDVYRQEERGRL; encoded by the coding sequence ATGCGCGTCGGCCTCGTGGGCCTCGGTGTCATCTCCCGTTTCTACGCCGCGGCGTTCGAGGCGGTGCCGGAGATGTCCCTGGACGCGGTCTGCGATCTGCGCCCGGATGCGCTGCGGCCCTATCAGGACCGGGTGCGCCGCTACACCGACCATCGGGCGATGCTGGCCGAGGGCGGTCTCGACGCCGTCGTCGTCAACGTGCCCAACGACGCCCACGCCACCGTGTGCGGTGATGCGATCCGGGCGGGCGTGGCGGTGTGCGTGGAGAAGCCGCTCGCCACGACGGTCGCGGACGGACGGGCGCTCGTACGGGCGGCGAGAGAGCGGAAGGTCCTGCTCTTCACCTCCTTCCACCGGCGGTACAACGACAACGTACTGGCCTTGCTGGACCGGATCCCCGGCGACAGCAGCGTGGAGTCGCTCACCGTCCGCTACCTGGAGCGCATAGAGGAGCACGCGGGTGACGATCGCTGGTACCTCGATCCGCGGCGCTGCGGAGGCGGCTGCGTGGCCGACAACGGCCCCAACGCCTTCGACCTGGTCCGGCAGTTCCTCGGCGACGTGGAACTGGTGGACGCGAAGCTGACACGGACCGGGGACGGCGTGGACCGGCAGGCCGTGGTCGACCTGCGCAGCCTCTCGGGAGCGACCGCACGCGTGGAACTCGACTGGTCGTACGACGGGGAGTGCAAGGACGTCGCGGTCCGTCTGACGGACGGCTCCGTGCTCCATGCCGACATGCTCGGCGGCCACATCGGTTTCAAGTCGTCCCTCTGGCACGAGTACGTCGGTGTCCTGAGGGATTTCGCCGGTGCGCTGGAGGCCGGCGAGGAC
- a CDS encoding Ldh family oxidoreductase has protein sequence MTTTAEPAARGTDVRLPYDGLLDLATAVFAARGMPRARASAAAEALLYGDVTGMRSHGLVNLTRLYLPLFDDNRADPAADLEIVADRRAAVLVDARRSLGLWAAGEAMDMAVARSAEYGVGMVSVRGGTHFGCAGHHTRRAVRQGAVGVLLSNCGRQRIARPPGGRSAMLGTNPLSVAAPAGPGLPPFVLDMSTTAVPTGKVREAARAGRGIPEGWLQDASGQPVTDPAALDRGEGFLMWLGGRPETGAFKGYGLALVVEVLAALVAGAGLGPAPEAFGGDGSPTGRDDDIGFLALAVQPAALRPREDFLSDAAGMFQSLLDCPPLQAGSPVGYPGTREAAYEEDARRHGVAVSEALYAELGEVAETIGARAPRVVAP, from the coding sequence ATGACAACGACCGCAGAACCGGCAGCCCGTGGGACCGACGTGCGGCTGCCCTACGACGGCCTGCTGGACCTCGCGACGGCGGTGTTCGCCGCCCGCGGCATGCCCCGAGCACGTGCGTCCGCCGCGGCGGAGGCGCTGCTGTACGGCGATGTGACGGGCATGCGCTCGCACGGTCTGGTCAACCTCACCCGTCTGTACCTGCCCCTGTTCGACGACAACAGGGCGGACCCGGCGGCCGACCTGGAGATCGTGGCGGACCGGCGGGCCGCCGTGCTCGTCGACGCCCGACGGAGCCTCGGTCTGTGGGCTGCCGGCGAGGCCATGGACATGGCGGTCGCGCGCAGCGCCGAGTACGGCGTCGGCATGGTCTCGGTTCGGGGCGGCACGCATTTCGGCTGCGCCGGCCACCACACTCGGCGGGCCGTGCGGCAGGGGGCCGTCGGCGTGCTCCTGTCCAACTGCGGACGGCAGCGCATCGCCCGGCCGCCGGGCGGACGCTCCGCCATGCTCGGCACCAACCCGCTCAGCGTCGCCGCCCCGGCCGGGCCCGGCCTGCCGCCGTTCGTGCTGGACATGAGCACCACCGCGGTACCCACCGGCAAGGTACGCGAAGCGGCACGGGCCGGCCGCGGCATCCCGGAAGGGTGGCTGCAGGACGCGTCCGGCCAGCCGGTCACCGATCCCGCCGCGCTCGACCGGGGGGAGGGCTTCCTCATGTGGCTGGGGGGCCGCCCCGAGACCGGCGCCTTCAAGGGCTACGGACTCGCACTCGTGGTCGAGGTGCTGGCCGCGCTGGTGGCCGGTGCCGGCCTCGGCCCCGCACCGGAGGCGTTCGGCGGGGACGGCAGCCCCACCGGCCGGGACGACGACATCGGTTTCCTGGCGCTGGCCGTCCAGCCCGCGGCGCTGCGGCCGCGGGAGGATTTCCTCAGTGACGCCGCGGGGATGTTCCAGAGCCTCCTGGACTGCCCTCCGCTTCAGGCCGGCTCGCCGGTCGGCTACCCGGGGACCAGGGAGGCGGCCTACGAGGAGGACGCGCGTCGGCATGGCGTCGCGGTCAGCGAGGCCCTGTACGCGGAGCTCGGTGAGGTGGCGGAAACGATCGGTGCCCGCGCCCCGCGGGTGGTGGCACCATGA